From the genome of Burkholderia pyrrocinia:
ATGGGCATCCCGCCGTACACGTCGCTCGTCGAGATGAAGGACGGCGTCGTGCACTTCGCGCTGCAGCTGTCGCACTACGCGTTCCTGCTGCAGGACGACCTGTACATCGCGACCTACCTCAGCTCGCTGAAGATGGCCGCCGTGTCGACGGTGCTGTGCCTGCTGATCGGTTACCCGATGGCGTACTACATCGCGCGCGCCGAACCGAACCGGCGCAACGTGCTGATGATGGCCGTGATGCTGCCGTTCTGGACGTCGTTCCTGATCCGCGTGTACGCATGGATCGGCATCCTGAAGGACGACGGCCTGCTGAACCACACGCTGATCGCGCTGGGCATCATCCACACGCCGCTGCGGCTGTACCACAGCGATGCCGGCGTCTACATCGGGATGGTCTATTCGTACCTGCCGTTCATGGTGATGCCGCTGTACGCGCACCTCGTGAAGATGGACCTCACGCTGCTCGAAGCCGCGTACGACCTGGGCGCCAAGCCGTGGGTCGCGTTCACGCGGATCACGCTGCCGCTGTCGAAGAACGGGATCATCGCCGGCAGCCTGCTGGTGTTCATCCCGGCGGTCGGCGAGTACGTGATTCCTGAACTGCTCGGCGGCGCCGACACGCTGATGATCGGCCGCGTGATGTGGGATGAATTCTTCAACAACATGGACTGGCCGATGGCGTCCGCGGTGACGGTCGCGATGGTGATGCTGCTGCTGGTGCCGATGGCGCTGTTCCAGTACTACCAGGTCAAGGAACTGGAGGAAGCGAAATGATCAAGCCGAGCAAACCGCTGTCGACGGGCGTTCTCGCCTTCGGCTTCCTGTTCCTGTACATCCCGATCATCAGCCTGGTCGTGTACTCGTTCAACGAGTCGAAGCTGGTGACGGTGTGGTCGGGCTTCTCGCTGAAGTGGTACGCGGCGCTGCTGGACGACGACGAGCTGCTGACCGCCGCGTGGCTGTCGCTGAAGATCGGCCTGCTGACGGCCACCGCGTCGGTCGTGATCGGCACGTGGGCGGGCTTCGTGCTCGCGCGCTTCGGCCGCTTCAAGGGCTTCACGCTCTACACGGGGATGATCAACGCGCCGCTGGTGATTCCGGAAGTGATCCAGGGCATCTCGCTGCTGCTGCTGTTCGTGGCGCTGGAGCAGATGTTCGGCTGGCCGAAGGGGCGCGGGATGCTGACGATCTGGATCGGTCACGTGATGCTGTGCGTGTCGTACGTGGCGATCATCGTGCAGTCGCGCGTGAAGGAGATGAACAAGTCGCTGGAGGAGGCCGCGCTGGACCTGGGCGCGACGCCGCTGAAAGTGTTCTTCGTGGTGACGCTGCCGCTGATCTCGCAGGCGCTGCTGTCGGGGTGGCTGCTGTCGTTCACGCTGTCGATCGACGACCTGGTGCTGTCGGCGTTCCTGTCGGGGCCGGGTTCGACGACGCTGCCGCTGGTGGTGTTCTCGCGCGTGCGGCTCGGGCTGAACCCGGAGATGAATGCGCTGGCGACGCTGTTCATCACGGCCGTGACGATCGGCGTGATCGTCGTGAACCGGATGATGATCGCGCGCGAGCGGCGCCGCGTGGCCGACATGAAGGCGGCGTTCGCGGTGGCGTGAGCCTCCCCTGTTCTTTTCATCGATAACAAGACCCGCGCGCCGCACCCTGCGGCGCGCAAACCAATCGCACTTTGACTGGCGCACGACAAGGAGAATCCGCAATGAAGAAGAAACTGATCTGCCTGCTGGTGGCCGGCGCGTTGCCGGGCATCGCGCTGGCCGACTCGACATCCGCCGAGATCAAGGCGCTGCAGGCGCAGGTCGCGGCGCTGCAGAAACAGATGAAGGCCATGCAGGCGCAGCTCGCCGCGAAGCCGGGCGGCGCCGCTGTCGCGCAGGCCGGTGCGAAGTCCGGCGCGGCGCCGGTTGCGGTGGCCGTCGATCCGGGCTCGCCGGATTACGGCAAGGCGCAGGCCACGCTGACCAACGACGAGGTCGGCGAAATGAAACAGCAGATCGCGAACCAGCAGCTGAAGGTCGACTCGCTGACCGACGCGGCCAACACGGGCCCGCTCGCCGGCCTGTCGGTGACGGGCTACATCGATCCGACCTACATCTACAATCGCGCGGCCGGCACGTCGTCGTTCCTGTTCGCGAACCACGAGAGCGCGTACAACTACTTCAACAGCACGTTCGGCGACCTCTACCTCGACATCAAGAAGACCTTCGGCGTCGGCCCGATGGCGCCGTCGGCCGAGATCACGCTGATGCCGAACCGCGGCAACGGCATCACGCTGCTGCAGAACTCGCGCGGCAACATCGGCAACAACATCCTGAACACGGCGGTCGTCAACGTGCCGATCAGCGCGACGACGACGCTCGTCGCCGGCCTGATCCCGAGCTTCGGCGGCTACGAGGTGCAGCAGTCGAACCAGATGCTCACGCTCACGCACAACCTGCTGTACGACTTCTCCGATCCGGGCAGCTACATCGGTGCCGGCGCGAACTACACGAAGGGCAACTGGGCGTGGAAGTTCTTCCTCGGCAACGAGCAGTACCGCACGTACGGCTCGGTCACGCAGACGGGCACCAACGCGCTCGGCGATCCGATCAGCACCAGCAACAAGGTGCCGACCTTCACCGCGCGCGCGGACTACACGTGGTCGAGCGCGCTCGACATCGGCGGGTCGTTCAACATCGGGCGGCAGACGCTCGCGAGCGCGATCGACTCGAACGGCGTCGTGCACTACGGCCCGGGCGGCAACGCGCCGAGCGCATACGGCTCGTTCTTCTTCGGCGAACTCGACGCGACCTACACGCTTGCCGATATTCAGTACAACGCCGAAGTCGACTACGGCAGGCAGGATCATGCGGCGTTCAACGGCGGGCTCGCGCAGTGGTACGGGCTGTCGCTGCTCGCGCACCGCAAGTTCAACGCGCCGGTGGTCGGCCGCATGGGCGTGACACTGCGCTACGATGCGCTCGTCAACAGCAAGAACGGCGGCGGCGGCGGCGGTATCGCGCTGAACGGCAACGGGATGGATCCGAGCAACGGCTTCGGCGTCGATTCGGACTGCCTCGCGACGTCGAAGGCCGGCGGCGGCCTCGGCTTCGAGTGCAAGGGCGCGATCCGTCAGGACGTCGCGCTCGACCTGCTGTTCTATCCGACCCAGCAGATCACCGTGAAGGTCGAATACCGGCACGACTGGGCGAACAACAAGGTGTTCCTGCGCAACGACGGTTCGTACAGCAAGTCCAACGACCTGCTCGCGACGCAGTTCATCTATTCGTTCTGACGCAGCACACGCGGGACGCCGTGCCGCGCGCACGGCGTCCCGTGCCGTTTTTGCCGGCCGGATCGCGGTGCGTCGCGCACCGTCTGCCGGCCGTACCGAAGGAGTCGATTTGATGACGCAGTCTTTCACCCGCCGCGCCGATGCGCTCGCGCGCGACTCGTACTACGAAGCGACGGCCACGCGGCCCGTGGTCGATGACCCTGTGCTCGACGCTACGATCGACGTCGACGTCTGCGTGATCGGCGCCGGCTTCGCGGGCCTGTCGACGGCGCTCGATTGCCGCGCGCGCGGGCTGTCCGTCGCGGTGATCGATGCGCACCGGCCCGGCTGGGGTGCGTCGGGCCGCAACGGCGGCCAGGCGATCACCGGCTTCGCGAAGGACGAGGAGATCGAGCGGCAGCTCGGCGCCGACGGCGCGCGCGCCGCGTGGTCGCTGTCGCTCGACGGCGTCGCGCTGATCGCCGAGCGGATCGCGCGCTACGGAATCGACTGCGACTTCACGCGCGGCTACCTGACGGTCGCGACGAAGCCGCGCCGCATCGACGACCTGCGTGCGTGGATGAACGCCACGACGTCGCGCTGGGGCCATCCGTCGCTCGCGTGGCTCGACACCGGCGAGATCCGCGCGCGCATCGCATCGACGCGTTACCTGGCCGGTGTGCACGATCCGGTGTCGGGCCACCTGCATCCGCTCAAGTACTGCCTCGGCCTCGCCGACGCCGCGCGCCGCGAAGGCGTCGCGCTGTATGCGCACACGCCCGCGCTCGACATCGTGCGCGGCGCGCGGCCCGTCGTGCGCACGCCGTCGGGCGAGGTGCACTGCCGCTTCGTCGTGTCGTGCTGCAACGCGGGCCCCGGCGGCGTGCTGCCGGCCGCGACCGCCGCACGCATCGCGCCGATCGCGTCGTACATCATCGCGACCGAGCCGCTCGGCCAGGCACGCGCCGACGCACTGATCGCGCAGCGCGAAGCCGTGTGCGACAACAACTTCTTCCTCGACTATTTCCGGCTGTCGGCCGACCACCGGATGCTGTTCGGCGGCCGCGCGAATTCGGCCGGCGCGTCGCCCGCGACGCTCGCCGAAACGATCCGGCAGCGCATGGTCGGCGTGTTCCCGCAGCTTGGCGACGTGCGCGTCGACCACGCGTGGGGCGGCTTCGTCGACGTCACGCGCAACCGCGCGCCGGATTTCGGCGCGCTCGATCCGAACTTCTTCTACGTCCAGGGTTTCAGCGGGCACGGCGTCGCGCTCACCGGCATCGCCGGACGCGCCATTGCCGGCGCGATCGCAGGCGACACGCGCGCGTTCGACCTGTTCGCGCGCCTGCGTCACCGGCGCTTCCCCGGCGGCGACGCATGGCGGCAACCCGCGCTCGAACTCGGGATGCTGTACCACCGCGTGCGCGAGCTGTTCTGAGCCCTCTTTCTCCGTTCTCCTGACCATGCAGACATTCGCCAACCAGCCGCACGTCGCCTCCTACTATGCGGCGACCGCCAACGACACGACCCGCCACGCGCCGCTCGCCGGCGCGACCGACGCCGACGTGTGCGTGATCGGCGCGGGCCTCACGGGCCTGTCCGCCGCGCTCAACCTCGCCGAGCGCGGCCATTCGGTGACCGTGCTCGAAGCGTCGCGGGTCGGATGGGCGGCAAGCGGCCGCAACGGCGGCCAGTTGATCGGCGGCTTTGCGTGCGACATCGACACGTTCGGGCAATTCATGCCGGAAAGCGACGTGAAGCGCATCTGGGACATGGGACTCGAAACGCTGTCGCTCGTGAAGTCGCGCATCGCGCAGCACGACATCGACTGCGCGCTGGTGACCGGCTACCTGACCGCCGCGAACACCGAACGCGACGCGGATGCGCTGAAGCGCTGGCGCGACGAAGCCGCGAAGCGCTTCGGCTACGACCGCTTCCACTTCGTCGAAGCCGACGAACTCGGCGACTACGTGCAGTCCGACCGCTATTGCGGCGGCCTGTACGACCCGGACAGCGGCCACCTGCATCCGCTCAACTACACGCTCGGCCTCGCCCGTGCGGCGACCGGCGCGGGCGTGCGCATCCACGAGGACAGTTGCGTGACGCGCGTGCGCGACGTCGCGGGTGGCCACGTGGTCGAAACGAGCGGCGGCAACGTACGCGCACGTTACGTCGTGCTCGCGTGCAATACCTACGTCGGCACGCTCGCGCCCGCGCTGTCGAAGAAGATCATGCCGGTCGGCACCTACGTGATCGCGACGGAACCGCTCGGCGAAGCGCGCGCCGCCGCACTGATGCCCGCGCGCGCGGCGATCTGCGACAGCCGCTTCGTGCTCGACTATTTCCGGCCGGCGCCCGACACGCGGCTCGTGTGGGGCGGCAAGGTCAGCTATTCGACGCGGCAGCCGCGCGATCTCGCGGCCGCGATGCGCGCGGACATGCTGAAGACGTTCCCGCAGCTCGCGGACGTGAAGGTCGACTACGCATGGGGCGGCTTCGTCGACATCACGATGAACCGCGCGCCGCACTTCGGCCGCGTCGCGCCGACGATGTACTTCGCGCAGGGATTCTCGGGGCACGGCGTGAACACGACCGCGCTCGCGGGCAAGCTGATCGCCGAGGCGATCGACGGACAGGCGAGCCGCTTCGACCTGTTCGACAAGATCCGGCATCGCGACTTCCCGGGCGGCGAGGCACTGCGCACGCCAGCGCTGGTGCTCGCGATGAGCTGGTATCGATTGCTCGACGCGTTCGGCGTGCATTGAGCCGCGGCGCCGCGCCGGCCGCTTTCCGCATTTCTCCGGCTGCTTCGACGCAAAACGGCCGCGCACCTGACGTGCGCGGCCGTTCCGTTTCGATGCCCCGGTGCAGCAGGCGGCCGGTGTCGATCAGTCGGTACCGTACTTCGGCGAATGCGGCCCGTAGAGCAACCCGCTCGGCGGCCCGGCCGACAACAGCCGGTTGCTCGTGAACGCGGCGACGTCGTGGCTCTGATCCATCAGCGTGTTCGCGACCTGCTTGACCGCGGCCACCACGAGCATGCCGATCAGGCTGCCACCGCCGTTGTTGCCGCCCTCGTCGCTGCTCGCGCTCGCCCGGCCCTGCCATAGCACGTCGCCCGTGCGCAGGTCGACGAGCTTCGCGGACGCGGACACGACCGTCGCGCTCGCGAGAATCCGGTACACGGTGCCGTACTGCGAAACCTTCGAATACAGCGCGGCATCCGCGCCGAAGATTTCGCGCAGTTTCGCGGGCGACGTTTCCTGGATCTCGGCCGCGTTGGTCAGGCCGTTCTGCTTGAACGTCTCGTCCATCACCGCGACCGGCACCACGTAATAGCCGGACTCGGCGAGCGGCAACGTCATTTGCGACAGCACCCCGTAGGTCGCACCGACATCGGAAGTCTCGTTGATCGGCGGCAGCACGAGGATCGAGCGCGGCTGGCTCTTCTTGAACGCCGTGTAGTCGGGTCGTTTCACCGGCTGCGCGCACGCGCTCAGCAGCGCGACGAGCGACAGCACGGACATCAGCTTGAATGAGAGAGTCTTGAACATGGCGGGTGCGTCACTGTTTGGCGGAATTCGAATCGGCGTTCTTCTGGCCGGCGATCGTCTGGTCGGCGCCCTTCTGCCCGGCAGCCTTCTGATCCGCGGGTTTCGCTGCGCCGGTTTTCTTCTTCAGCAGGAAATCCATGTAGGTCGACGATTCCGGGAACAGCTGCTTCTCGGCCTGCAGTTCCTGCTCGGCCTGCTGCTCGTTGCCGACGCTCGCATACAGCATCCCGAGATGTGCATGGAAGCCCGGTGGCGGCGTATGGCCCTTCCCGCGGATCTCCTGCAGCGCCTTTTCGAGCGCGTCGATCTGCTCCTGCGGCGACTTCTGCCCCTTGAAGTATTCGTACACCTGCGGCTGGTAGCCGGTCCACTGATAAAGCGGCGGCGTGGAGCTCGCGCAGCCGGCGAGCAGCAATGCAGCTGCCGTCGCCGGCAGCCAGTTACCCCGTTTCATGGTCTTTTCTCTTTTGATGTCGTGGTGAATCGGTCGAGCGCGACGCCGGCCCCGGCGCCCGCTGCGGCACGTACTTCGAATCTCGCCGCGGTACTTACTGCGGTACCTTCAGCGCCCCGGCGTCAACCTGGTCGGCCAGATGGTTCACGGCTTCCTGGATCGCGAGGTCCAGCACCTTGCCGTTGAGCGTCGAGTCGTAGCCGGCCGTGCCGCCGAAGCCGATCACCTCGCGGTTCGACAGGCTGAACTCGCCCGCGCCCTGGCTCGATGCGACGACTTCCGACGTCGTCGTGTCGACGATGTTCAGGCTGACCTTCGCGTACGCGACCTGCGTCTTGCCGCGGCCGAGGATGCCGAACAGCTGGTGATCGCCGACGTCCTTGCGGCCGAACTCGGTCACGTCGCCCGTCACCACGTAGTTCGCGCCTTTCACGGCCTGCGCCTTCTTCATGAAGCCGGCTTCCTGCTTGATCTCGTCGAGGTTCTCGCGATCGAGCACGTTGAAGCGCCGGCTCTGCTGCAGGCGCGTGACGAGGATCGTCTTCGCCTGTCCGCCGAGACGGTCGATGCCGTCCGAGAAGATGCCGCGCATGTAGCTCGAGCGGTTGTCGAACTTGCCGACCGCGATCGCAACGGGTTTGCCTGCATAAGGCTTCTGCGCGCTGCTCACCACCGGCACGTCGAGCGTGCGCGACGATTCGGTCGCGCAGCCGGACAGCGCTGCGACGACGGCGGCTGCCACGAGTACAGTGCGTCGTGTCTGGATTTTCACTGCTGGTCTCCTTGCGTGGGAAGATTGCCCGGAACGGGCGTGTCGGTGCGAACGTGCGCGCATCGACGCGGCGCACGGACGGCCTGATTCATCGCCGGACTGGCGACTTCGACATTCGAAGGAAAGGTGCGCGCAACAGGCGTGTTGCGGCGAAAAGCGGAAAGGCGGCAGAACACGCGACATGCGCGTGCGCGCCCGTTACCCCGTTATTGCGGATGCTGCGCTGTTGATCGCGCATGATCGGCCCCCTGTATGATTTTGCGCGATGATACCAAACGTATTTATTGAGACGGGACGTCTTTTAAATAATTGACGAAGTTTGTATCGCGGCAGCACGGCGGCGGCGATCGCCCGGTATCGACACGGGACGAACCCGGTCGCCGCGCTCCCTGTCCATTGCTCATCGGCCGATGCGATCGCGAGCGCGATGATCGGCACACGTCGATCAATAGCGAAGAAGACGCCGATTCAACATCTCGGTATCCGGAAAGCAATCGGGGCAGAAAACCGAATGCCCCGATTACCCTGCCGCAGGCACGACCGTGCGTCGCCCTGCGCCGCTAGTCGGCCACCTTCTGCCGCATCGTCACGAACTCCTCGGCCGCGGTCGGATGGATGCCGATCGTGTCGTCGAACTGCGCCTTCGTCGCGCCCGCGCGAATCGCGATCGCGATCCCCTGGATGATCTCGCCCGCGTCGCGGCCGACCATGTGCGCGCCGACCACGCGCTGGCTGTCGCGCGCGACGACGAGCTTCATCAGCGTGCGCTCGTCGCGCCCCGACAGCGTGTGGCGCAGCGCCTTGAACGACGTGCGGTAGATGTCGACGTCGCCGTCGTACAAGTCGCGCGCCGTCGCCTCGGTCAGGCCGACCGTCGCGACCTCGGGCTGGCTGAACACGGCCGACGGCACCCATTCGTGATCGGCCGCGACGCGCGACCCGCCGAACAGCGTGCGCGCGAGCAGCGCGCCGTCGCGCGTCGCCACCGGCGTGAGCTGCGGCCGCGACGTGACATCGCCGATCGCATGGATCGACGCGACCGACGTCGCCGAATACGCATCGACGGCAATCGCGCCGCGCGCGTCGAGCAAGACGCCCGCCTGTTCGAGCCCGAGCCCGTCGACATTCGGCACGCGGCCGGTCGCATAGAGCACCGCGTCGTACGGCCCGTGCTGCGCCTCGCCGGCGCGCACGCTCAGCGTGCCGTCGTCCGCGCGGGAAATCGATTCGACCACCGTGCGCGCGTGGATCGCGACGCCCTGCTTCGTCATCTCGTCGGTCAGGAATTGACGCACGTCGTCGTCGAAGCCGCGCAGGATTTTCTCGCCGCGATAGAACAGGTCGACGTGACTGCCGAAGCCGTTGAAGATGCCCGCGAACTCGACCGCGATATAACCGCCGCCGACCACCGCGATGCGCTTGGGGCACGCCGTGAGCGACAGCGCCTCGCGCGACGTGATCGCGTGCTCGATGCCGGGCCGCGACGGCAGCGACGGACGCGAGCCGGTCGCGATCGCGATGTGGCGCGCACGGATCGTGCGTTCGCCGATCGCGACGGTGTGCGCATCGACGAGCGTTGCGCGCCCCGCGTGCATCTCGACGCCCGATTGCCGCAGCAGGTTGATGTAGATGTCGCTCAGCCGATTGATCTCGCGATCCTTCGCGGCGATCAGCGCGGGCCAGTCGAGCGTGCCGGCGCCGAAGGTCCAGCCGAAGCCCTTCGCGTCCTCGACTTCGTGCGGGTAGTGCGAAGCGTAGACGAGCAGCTTCTTCGGAATGCAGCCGCGCAGCACGCAGGTGCCGCCGATCTGCTCCTCTTCCGCTATGCCGACGCGCGCGCCGTATGATGCCGACATTCGCGCGAGCCTCACGCCGCCCGAGCCGGCCCCGATGACGAACAGGTCGTAGTCGAAATCCATCGCATTGCCTCATCGCAGTTCGGATGACGGCACGATAGCAAGATTCCGGATTTCGTGCGGGGCACGGCGCCGCATGCCGCGCGCCCAACAAAAAACGGCGAGAAGCATCGCCTCTCGCCGGTCAAACCAGCTGCCGGGTGTGTCATGCGTCACCGATCGACCGCATGCCCGACCTGCCGGCGCGCGGCACCAGGTCCGCCCGGGCGCGCGAAGGGCGCACCCGCGGCCGGACCAGCCGCCATGCTCAGGCCTGCGACGTGTCGCTGCCGTCCGTCGCCTGCGTATCGTCTGCCGCCTGTTCGGGCTTCTCTTCCTTCTTCTCGAGCATGCCCTCGATCGCCTCGGCGCCCTTGAAACCGGCGACAGCCGCTGCCGCCTTGGTCAGCAGGCCCGCATCCGGATCCAGCTTTTCCGCGCCTTCGACTGCCGCCACTGCGCCGGCGATTTCACCCACGGTGTTCAGGATACCCATCGTCATCCCCTTTCAAGAAATCGTGAGACCGATCGTCCCACGAAAAAAACCGGCAGACCGTGTCTGTCATCACCGGATACACAAGTTACGCACCAGGCCGGCCGCGCTCGACGAGCGCCACCGGAACGACGCCCGCGCGTGCGCGACGGCACGCAGCGGGCAATGCACGCAGCGTAGCGGAAAGCCTTCGCGCGTACTGTAAAAGTATGTTCTGGAATGCCGACGGATCGCTTACGGCGCGGGGATTCCGTGATGAAGCGATTGCCGAATAGTCGGGTACGCGTATGAACACCGCATGACGAAAAAAAAGAGGCGCCTTGCGGCGCCTCTTCGATGCATGCCGGACGAATGCCGGCGCGTGCGTTCCGACGTTCGTCAGAAGATATTGCGCAGGCCGATCGCGATGCCCGTCTGGTTGCTGCGACCCGGCAGCTCGACGTTCGCCGCGCCGTTCGTCTTGTTGAAGTCGACGGTGCCGTAGATTTCGGTGCGCTTGCTCAGTGCGTACTCGGCGATGCCGACGATCGCGTAGCGGTTGCCGCTCGCGAGCGTGCCGTTCGCGGTCATCGCATTGCGCATGTGGTCGTAGTAGAACGCGCCCGTCAGCGTCAGCGGCGTGCTGACCTGCCAGCTCACGCCCGCGAACGGACCGTCGTCGATCCGGCCCGTGCCCTTCGCGACCGGAATCGACTGCTGCGCGAGCAGGCTGTCGACGAAGCCCGTGTCGTCCTTCGAGCGCAGGTAGCCCGCGTAGACCTTCGCCTTGCTGAACGCGTACACGACGTTCGCGTGGTAGATCGTCTGCTTGCGCGCCGAGTTGTCGCTGTTCTGCTGCGCGCCGGCCGCGATGCTGAGCGGGCCCATCACGTACGACAGCGACACGCCCCACGCATTGCCCTTGCCGAGCGAACCCGGGATCTGGCCCGAGAAGCCGCCGGCGCCGGTCGATTCGTAGTTGGTGCCCGTCGAGTACATCGCCTTCGCGGTCAGGCCCGCGAACGTGCCCGTGTACTTGATCTGGTTGTCCGCATACAGGCCGCCGCCGAGTGCGACCGGCAGCCATGCATTTTCGAAGTAGTTGCCGACCGTCAGCGGATCGTAGGTGTCCGACAGCAGGTCGAACAGCGGCGTCTTCTGGCGGCCGAGGGTCACCGTGCCGTACGGGCTATCCAGGCCGACGTATGCCGCACGGTTGAACAGGCGGCCGCTGTCGGCGAATGCGCCGTTCTGCAGGTTCACGCCGCTTTCGAGCTTGAACACGGCCTTCAGGCCGCTGCCGAGGTCTTCCGTGCCGTAGATGCCGAAGCGGCTGTTGGTGACCGCGCCGTTGGTCATCGACAGCAGGCCGTCGTTCTTGGCGTTCGCGTTGGTCAGGTAGCGGACGCTGACGTCGGCGACGCCCCAGAGCGTGACCGAGCTTTGTGCGGCCGCGTACT
Proteins encoded in this window:
- a CDS encoding ABC transporter permease subunit translates to MRTSASTPSAPVSTGAASTGAGRSRPGRFTALSRLLPSGRSVAIGVPFLWLAVFFALPFVLVLKISFADQVMGIPPYTSLVEMKDGVVHFALQLSHYAFLLQDDLYIATYLSSLKMAAVSTVLCLLIGYPMAYYIARAEPNRRNVLMMAVMLPFWTSFLIRVYAWIGILKDDGLLNHTLIALGIIHTPLRLYHSDAGVYIGMVYSYLPFMVMPLYAHLVKMDLTLLEAAYDLGAKPWVAFTRITLPLSKNGIIAGSLLVFIPAVGEYVIPELLGGADTLMIGRVMWDEFFNNMDWPMASAVTVAMVMLLLVPMALFQYYQVKELEEAK
- a CDS encoding ABC transporter permease subunit, producing MIKPSKPLSTGVLAFGFLFLYIPIISLVVYSFNESKLVTVWSGFSLKWYAALLDDDELLTAAWLSLKIGLLTATASVVIGTWAGFVLARFGRFKGFTLYTGMINAPLVIPEVIQGISLLLLFVALEQMFGWPKGRGMLTIWIGHVMLCVSYVAIIVQSRVKEMNKSLEEAALDLGATPLKVFFVVTLPLISQALLSGWLLSFTLSIDDLVLSAFLSGPGSTTLPLVVFSRVRLGLNPEMNALATLFITAVTIGVIVVNRMMIARERRRVADMKAAFAVA
- a CDS encoding DUF3138 family protein produces the protein MKKKLICLLVAGALPGIALADSTSAEIKALQAQVAALQKQMKAMQAQLAAKPGGAAVAQAGAKSGAAPVAVAVDPGSPDYGKAQATLTNDEVGEMKQQIANQQLKVDSLTDAANTGPLAGLSVTGYIDPTYIYNRAAGTSSFLFANHESAYNYFNSTFGDLYLDIKKTFGVGPMAPSAEITLMPNRGNGITLLQNSRGNIGNNILNTAVVNVPISATTTLVAGLIPSFGGYEVQQSNQMLTLTHNLLYDFSDPGSYIGAGANYTKGNWAWKFFLGNEQYRTYGSVTQTGTNALGDPISTSNKVPTFTARADYTWSSALDIGGSFNIGRQTLASAIDSNGVVHYGPGGNAPSAYGSFFFGELDATYTLADIQYNAEVDYGRQDHAAFNGGLAQWYGLSLLAHRKFNAPVVGRMGVTLRYDALVNSKNGGGGGGIALNGNGMDPSNGFGVDSDCLATSKAGGGLGFECKGAIRQDVALDLLFYPTQQITVKVEYRHDWANNKVFLRNDGSYSKSNDLLATQFIYSF
- a CDS encoding NAD(P)/FAD-dependent oxidoreductase; translation: MTQSFTRRADALARDSYYEATATRPVVDDPVLDATIDVDVCVIGAGFAGLSTALDCRARGLSVAVIDAHRPGWGASGRNGGQAITGFAKDEEIERQLGADGARAAWSLSLDGVALIAERIARYGIDCDFTRGYLTVATKPRRIDDLRAWMNATTSRWGHPSLAWLDTGEIRARIASTRYLAGVHDPVSGHLHPLKYCLGLADAARREGVALYAHTPALDIVRGARPVVRTPSGEVHCRFVVSCCNAGPGGVLPAATAARIAPIASYIIATEPLGQARADALIAQREAVCDNNFFLDYFRLSADHRMLFGGRANSAGASPATLAETIRQRMVGVFPQLGDVRVDHAWGGFVDVTRNRAPDFGALDPNFFYVQGFSGHGVALTGIAGRAIAGAIAGDTRAFDLFARLRHRRFPGGDAWRQPALELGMLYHRVRELF
- a CDS encoding NAD(P)/FAD-dependent oxidoreductase → MQTFANQPHVASYYAATANDTTRHAPLAGATDADVCVIGAGLTGLSAALNLAERGHSVTVLEASRVGWAASGRNGGQLIGGFACDIDTFGQFMPESDVKRIWDMGLETLSLVKSRIAQHDIDCALVTGYLTAANTERDADALKRWRDEAAKRFGYDRFHFVEADELGDYVQSDRYCGGLYDPDSGHLHPLNYTLGLARAATGAGVRIHEDSCVTRVRDVAGGHVVETSGGNVRARYVVLACNTYVGTLAPALSKKIMPVGTYVIATEPLGEARAAALMPARAAICDSRFVLDYFRPAPDTRLVWGGKVSYSTRQPRDLAAAMRADMLKTFPQLADVKVDYAWGGFVDITMNRAPHFGRVAPTMYFAQGFSGHGVNTTALAGKLIAEAIDGQASRFDLFDKIRHRDFPGGEALRTPALVLAMSWYRLLDAFGVH
- a CDS encoding DUF799 domain-containing protein, which codes for MFKTLSFKLMSVLSLVALLSACAQPVKRPDYTAFKKSQPRSILVLPPINETSDVGATYGVLSQMTLPLAESGYYVVPVAVMDETFKQNGLTNAAEIQETSPAKLREIFGADAALYSKVSQYGTVYRILASATVVSASAKLVDLRTGDVLWQGRASASSDEGGNNGGGSLIGMLVVAAVKQVANTLMDQSHDVAAFTSNRLLSAGPPSGLLYGPHSPKYGTD
- a CDS encoding DUF4810 domain-containing protein — translated: MKRGNWLPATAAALLLAGCASSTPPLYQWTGYQPQVYEYFKGQKSPQEQIDALEKALQEIRGKGHTPPPGFHAHLGMLYASVGNEQQAEQELQAEKQLFPESSTYMDFLLKKKTGAAKPADQKAAGQKGADQTIAGQKNADSNSAKQ
- a CDS encoding CsgG/HfaB family protein, which gives rise to MQTRRTVLVAAAVVAALSGCATESSRTLDVPVVSSAQKPYAGKPVAIAVGKFDNRSSYMRGIFSDGIDRLGGQAKTILVTRLQQSRRFNVLDRENLDEIKQEAGFMKKAQAVKGANYVVTGDVTEFGRKDVGDHQLFGILGRGKTQVAYAKVSLNIVDTTTSEVVASSQGAGEFSLSNREVIGFGGTAGYDSTLNGKVLDLAIQEAVNHLADQVDAGALKVPQ
- the gor gene encoding glutathione-disulfide reductase, with product MDFDYDLFVIGAGSGGVRLARMSASYGARVGIAEEEQIGGTCVLRGCIPKKLLVYASHYPHEVEDAKGFGWTFGAGTLDWPALIAAKDREINRLSDIYINLLRQSGVEMHAGRATLVDAHTVAIGERTIRARHIAIATGSRPSLPSRPGIEHAITSREALSLTACPKRIAVVGGGYIAVEFAGIFNGFGSHVDLFYRGEKILRGFDDDVRQFLTDEMTKQGVAIHARTVVESISRADDGTLSVRAGEAQHGPYDAVLYATGRVPNVDGLGLEQAGVLLDARGAIAVDAYSATSVASIHAIGDVTSRPQLTPVATRDGALLARTLFGGSRVAADHEWVPSAVFSQPEVATVGLTEATARDLYDGDVDIYRTSFKALRHTLSGRDERTLMKLVVARDSQRVVGAHMVGRDAGEIIQGIAIAIRAGATKAQFDDTIGIHPTAAEEFVTMRQKVAD
- a CDS encoding porin, which encodes MKQTTRLAAIAGGAALAFASQYAAAQSSVTLWGVADVSVRYLTNANAKNDGLLSMTNGAVTNSRFGIYGTEDLGSGLKAVFKLESGVNLQNGAFADSGRLFNRAAYVGLDSPYGTVTLGRQKTPLFDLLSDTYDPLTVGNYFENAWLPVALGGGLYADNQIKYTGTFAGLTAKAMYSTGTNYESTGAGGFSGQIPGSLGKGNAWGVSLSYVMGPLSIAAGAQQNSDNSARKQTIYHANVVYAFSKAKVYAGYLRSKDDTGFVDSLLAQQSIPVAKGTGRIDDGPFAGVSWQVSTPLTLTGAFYYDHMRNAMTANGTLASGNRYAIVGIAEYALSKRTEIYGTVDFNKTNGAANVELPGRSNQTGIAIGLRNIF